The genomic DNA TGGGCGATTCCATCATACTGCCGGGCGACGGCGCTTCCCACACCGAGGTAAACTTCCGGTATATCGTGTTCCGACCGATTATTGGCGATGTGATTACGGGCAAGATACGTAGCTGCAGCCGGGAAGGGGTACACATAACGCTGGGGTTTTTCGACGACATTCTCATACCACCGTCCGCACTGCAGCATCCTTCCCGGTACGAGGAAGCGGAACAGGCGTGGGTATGGGAGTATCCTCTGGAGGACGGTAACACACACGATCTGTACATGGACATTGGGGAAAGCATAAAGTTTCGCGTTTCGGGCGAAGTGTTTGAGGAAAGTTCCCCGATTGGTCCACCGGATCAGGAGGTACCGTCGAGTGCGGTGCCCGGCACGAGCGGCGGTGGTGGGGCAGGCACGAGCGGTGTGACGGAGGGTAATAAGACACCGTACCGTATAGTGGCGGCCATTAACGAGTCGGGGCTGGGTCTGCTATCGTGGTGGGTTCAACAGAATCAGGAAGAGGAAGACGAGGAAGGCGAGGAGGAAGAGCAGGAGGATGAGGCGGAACAGGATTCGGGTGGTGAGAATGAATAAATGTAACTTACCTCATAAGGGCTTCAgtagtgtaaaaaaaaaacgcacacacacacacagacagaaaaCATCCGAAAAGGTTTCGCTTTTTGTGAAAGTTATTCTTTCTTTGCCAACGTAAAGTATTTCCCTTCGTTTCTGTATCTTAGTTTTAACTTTATATACATGGGTCGTTCTATGTAtcgtaaagttttttttcttcttcccattACTGAAAGTAACATTTCTGCTTTAATTGGGGGTTTGCCACAAATTTGCCGCAAAAACCGCTTCCCTGCTACGCCTGTTCGTATGGCTACGAATTAAAAATGGATTCTGGTTTTTAAAGAGCGTCTATTAGTGAAAAGTCCTAGCGGTATGGTATGTATGGTAGCGATGAGCGTGCACTGGACTAGCTGATTGTTTGCTGAGGCAGCCACTAACCAGCAGAAAAGAATCGAAAAAGCTTCTACGGATTTTCCCAACAGAATCCTTCAAAAAATTGTTGTCTAATTTACACAATGCTCATACAACCCATCTTTTCTTTCAAAATCCAAAAGGTTTCAACAAAGAGCCGAGAAAGAATTGACGCCCTTCTTATACAGCTTTGGTAAAGTATGTTCGCTCCCTGTTCTCGGTTAGCGTGGCCACCGCATTCGCCACGTATAGTATAGAGCTACCAAAGATGCGCGCAACACTAGTTAGGTTGTGGGTTTAATGGGTAATTTAGAGCTCGTAGAATCGGTATCAGTCATCAGACATGGGCGGTCTTTGTCGTGTTGCTTTGCGGGAGGGGTTTATCGGTCGCTCTTCTCACCTACGTTCATCAACATTCTTTCGCAGCATTTTTGCATCAATATTTCCTCAACACGCGGTGGCGCAATACAGTACATAATTGCTTTTGTCCCCCCCCATCACTAGCTAAAGCTCTCTGTaattatttagtttttattattcCGTTTAAGGTTACCATATTTATTAGTTAGAATTCTACGCCAGATATAAACGAATACTGAACCAAAAGTATACAAAATATAATCACCAATTAGGGATCTCGAAAGCACTTAAAATTCTTTATGAAATTGAAACGGATAGACTTCCCATGACAGGACCATGCATAGCATCTTGCCTAGATCGGTTCCTCGTAAGAAGAACTAATTATACAGACCTGTTGAGGTTAGTAGTAGGCCCAAAAAGGGAGATCTTCTAACCGTGCTCTAATCGCGTGTCCTGATCAAGATTATCTTTGCGCAGGTCAAGTAAATTTTGACTTCAAGAATTGCACTGAACAATCGCTCTACTTCCGACACCGGGCGGTCCGGATGTTGAGACGttagcggcaccggtctttacacgacaCGGCCgaagatcaaatcccatctggaccgttcctaTATAACCTAGCCAGGTCCTTAAGCCATCAAGGACCTTCAAGACAAGATAAGAATCTTTTGAATAGTATAGTATGCAGTTACTGACATCCACCCGAAATTCTTCGACATCCTTTGGGGATTGTCGATGCAGGAATGTAGGATCGTCTAgggatttttcccttttcagcCGAAACAAAAGTTGGCAATGACAATTGCCATATTCTCAACATGGGACAAAACCTTGGTTGAAGATAGAAAGAGCAGGGCGTTATAAAACAGCCCTGTTCTGTGACTGAGAAAGaattttcaatcattttcGGTGCAAACCTCTTGCCTAAGCTATCTTGTaagctttaaaattttacccACCAACAAGAGACACCCATATaagaaaccgaaaaaaaaaatccaagccaaaacaattatgaaaacaaaaatctggcATAGAAACACACCATACGGCAACCCTGGAACGAGTGTAAAgtttttggttcactttttgcttgttttatttgcatctaaggttgtttgcttgctagcttgttttcttctttttttactattattattttgtttctttacctcttctttttctccattttattttacggtgggagaaataagagagagaaagagagagtgagtttAATTAAAGGGTAAGCTTCTTATTAAACTTTTTTCATTATATCTTCATTCAGCGCTTTGGTTTGCTTAATGTATCGCTTTTTAATAACTGGTATGCACTACTTAACCTCACATTACGCACTTTAACACGAACGCACCAGCAGCATAATAAGTGTGTCACATACACGTACTTATgcgacacacatacacacacgcacacggggATCACTACTACGTCAAGTCTTGTCAGGTTTAAAAAATCATATGTACAATGAATACTAAGGCGCTCGCTTTACGCCAACGTTTCTGTCCTTGCACGCTTCCCACTGTGCCACTCCATACATTAACTTGTACcaattgtgtttgtttcaacCGTTTTCTTAATTATTAGCAATAATACCGCCCGAGTTTTGTTTGCTATAATGGGtgttgtttaatttgtttttcttctcttttgtttccttttgttttttcttgtttcaaTCATAACGCTTATGTTTCTCCTTTTCtacttttcgtttttcgctaCTGCTGCGctatattgtttttttgtaacgTTTCTCTATACGCTGtaacaaatgtgtgtgtgtgtactttctTTGCTCACTTCTAgctttctgcttcttctactaacacattatttataattgtttcttttttctccattgAACATTCAAGTTGTTTTTAAACACTTTCTTCATACAcgtcacacacgcacaccgggctatttgtttttttgttttgtttttttagagGTGAAGGACTTTCTTTTCTAATTATTTTATAACACTAGCTTTTcaatcttttctttttccgctttttgttttgcttcttctctgTATTAATTTTTAGCTTAGCTGCTCTCGTCTCGTCTGCATGTCTTGTTACTCGGCTATAATATTAGCAGTTTTTTTCATTCCTACATTCTCTTCggcctttttgtttgcttacttTGTTTTATACACACTTTATCTACACAGCCATTTAACATTCGACAAAATGAGAtgagtttttggttttgctttttacttcttcttttgtaGCATCATTTGTTTCCTGCTTGCCATCTTTTCCAGcttcgtttgattttttttgtttacttatcGTTTTTTATATGTAGTAGGAAAAGTAAATGTTTCGTTTcgcattttcttttgcttttttaaacattttacaaACGCTTCTGGAACATCAGcagtaaagaaataaaaacaaacattggATTAACATTATTCTTAAGCgatcggttttttgtttttgttagtaGTAGTGCTCTTTTGTCGTACGGTCTGTGTGTATAGGAATCGTTTCAGCTAAAGGGTTATTACAGAGTGCTACTATGTGTAGAAAAGGGAACTGGTTTAAAAACTGTGAGTAAAAAGAgagttgtaaaattatatCGAAGCGTTGCTGCATAAGACGAGTCAAACAAGGACGCAACTGATACGGCCATAATGcccattttttttggtataTAGAGATAGTCAATCGAGTATTAGGATGCTTACCTTAAAAAAGCACGCACAAATCGTGCTGCAAAAAAGTTCGGAATTCTAGTGCAATTTTTTTTGCGTAGGCCAATTAATCGTCTGGATTCTTAAAACAACTTACAAGttatagagaaaaaaaacctaagaTTTCACACAGAGAATGTGTTAAACTATTCCCTGGGAATAGTTATCCCGAGCAGGTGGAGCACACTCCACGTCTCCACGCATTACTACTCCCATCGGCAACGCGAGCGAGCGTGTGAGCACCGGACAGGTACCGGAATGGGATTATTCGATCAGCAGGCAGCGGGGCAAATGTTCGCGTAGGTACCCGAACAGCTCCTGCGACGCGCCCGGACAGTTGGTCAGCTCCAGCTCCTGCAGGTGGCGCAGCTGGATGAGGCTGGACAGGCCGGACGAGGTGAGCAGGGGGCAGCCGGCCAGCGACAGCACCTGCAGGTTACGCATTGAGCAAAGGTGCTGCAGTCCAAAGTCGCGGATCTGGGTGCACCAGCGCAGGAACAGGGCGGACAGTGAGAGCATGGTCGAGATGTACCCGACGCCGATGTCGGTGATGTGAACGCAgctgaaagagaaagaaaggagGATTAGTATTGAAATTGACATAGTGGAGGTAAAATCTAATAAAAGTTTAAAGAATATACTTTTAAACCGATTAATAAAACCAGTAACGAGTCTCTTAATCAACAAGGTATCATAGCCCTTAGGACGAGATCTTTTAGATGAGAGCTCTTGGGCGACATCTTGTCAATGAGATTGTTAGATGTTGATTCTTGGTCGAGGATATTTTAACGACGAGATCTTTTCGATGTCTCTGGACGACGATTAAAGGAGATTTCTTCCATAAAAATCATTGGACAAGATCTGTTGGATGAGCACAATTGGCTGCGGACTCTTTGATGTGGACCATTGGCCGAGGACCCTCAGCTACTCTTTGAGGACAAGGTGCCTTACTAAGCAACAACTCTTGGACAAGGACTCTTAAACGAGGACTCTTGGACGAATACTTTTGGACAAGAACTCTTGAACAAGGGCTCTTGGACGTAGACTCTTGGACGAGGACTGTTGGACGAGGACTCTTGGACGAGGACTTTTGACTAGGACTCTTGGATGAGTACTTTTGGACAAGGACTCTTGGGCGAGAACTCTTCAACAAGGACTTTTGGACGAAGACTCTTGGACGAAGACTCTTGGACGAGGACTCTTGGACGAGGACTCTTGGACGAGGACTCTTGGACGAGGACTCTTGGACGAGGACTCTTGGACGAGGACTCTTGGACGAGGACTCTTGGACGAGGACTCTTGGACGAGGACTCTTGGACGAGGACTTTTGACTAGGACTCTTGGACGAGGACTCTTGCACGAGCACTTTTGGACGTGGACCTTTGGACAAGGGGTCTTGGACGAGACCTCTTGGACGAGGACTATTGAACAAGGACTCTTGGACGAGGACTCTTGGATGAGGACTCTAGGACGAGGACTTTTGGACGAGGGCTCTTGGACGAGGATTTTTGGACGAGGATTCTTGGACGAAGATTCTTGGACGAGGACTTTTGACTAGGACTCTTGGACAAAGACTCTAGGACGAGGACTCTTGGACAAGGATTTTCGGACGAAGACATTTGGACGAGGGCTCTTGGATGAGAATTCTTGGAAAAGTACACTTCGACAAGGAATCTTGGTTATCTCTGGAGGACAAGGTATCTTACTAAGCGAGGTCTCTTGGGCGAGGATTCTTGGACGAAGATTCTTGGGCGAGGACTCTAGGACGTGGGCTATTGGACGAGATTTTTGGGTGTGAACTCTTGGACGTGTACTCTTTAATGTGGACTCTTGGTACTTTTGGATGAGGACTCTTGGATAACGATAACTGTGAGTCATAGTGTACTCAAGAACTAAATAAATGCCTTTGACACAAATCGGAGAACATAAATTATgaaataatcataaaacaaaatgctacAATTTGTATAACAACAATCCAAAACCCATTTCAAGAGCGACAAGACAGCGGTGCCTTGGTGCGACCCACACTCgccacaaagaaaaaaacctccaaaatTTACCCCAAAATTGCGCTCGAAGCTATTTCAACTGCTCGGTGCACAGGGTGGTGCGTTGGTAGCAAAGGCAGAAAGCTGAAAACAATTTGCCCCCCGGGGGGCGCCTCAACCAGACGGTTCATCTTCTTGCCGGAGCACCAGTGCCAGTGCGGTTTTGGTTGGGTGCCATCATCAAAAGCATCATAGCGAGGGGGTAGAATTTCTGGCCACTGGAGCGAACGTTCAGCATTGTTTTATCCTGTTTGAGATTTTGAGGCGTGAGTGTCTGACGCACTGCCGAGAGATTTGAATTGAAAATGTAAATAGCCAAAAGCCTGGTAAGCAGGGAATGGATTAGGTTAAAATGGAGCTATTTACGGCTCGTGGTTTAGCAATCATAGGTGATTTATTTGAGTGATGGAAGAGCATCATGCTCTGAGATAcctttaaataatatttagtCAATCCTTCTTCGTCGTTCCACAAACTTTAATTACGGATTATTTTTTCCCCGCGTTCTCCAAATTCTCCGCGCTAGGATATTGGGATGAATTCACCGAGCTGTgcgaaattttatttatctttccttttcctttcgcaAATGGCtgaattaattaaaatgttcAACCGAACCACCTTGCCCACAGCTCACTTTGCTTCCTATCAATCCTTTTGAATGTTCGCATAAATTGTAAATACAGGACAAATCAATCCTTCTTGGCAAGGTAACCGAAATGGCACAGCAGTTGTCTGAGGCTGAGCCCGAAtgtaaatcaaaacaatcccACCTTTCCTCAAGCACCATTAAATTGGTGGGTCCGTGAGCcgtgagacaaaaaaaaaacccatcctcCTCCGAAGGTCTTTAAGCCAGTTCCCTCTTTTCCCGGTAAAGGCCGTCCGATGCAAATGGCGTCGTGGCAGTAGCGTAGCGCAGGCGGAGTGATTatgtttcaaattaaaattaattgtttCACGTCCGGAGCGAAAGCGTTTTGCGCTCATCACTGGAGGCGCTGCGAATGAATGGGAGAAACCAAGTGGAAGATGGCTCCGTGGGACAGTGAATGTAGCAGATTTTCTTGTGTCGTTGGGAAATTTCCATCATTCAGGCTTTTTTTCCGTGCCGGGGTCAGAGAGTGCCTCAGGCAGCCGGGCTGGGTAGGGAAGCAAAGAAGCTTTTAAGGCTAAAGATAGATGGACATAATGGTTAAATATCTAATTATGTCGATACTGTTCTTTGCCGTGATGGCTGCGATAATGCGTTGCTGGCGCTTGGAGGAAGCTGGTATACAATTGTTAGGTGTGAGAGAGTGGTAATTAGAAGACAGAAAAGGGATCAATATGAGCTTTAATAGTTGGAAGAAATTATGCTAAAATGTTTATTACTTCAGTAACACGGGCTCGTTAGGTATCGAACTCATGATAATAATCTATAAGCCATCTCAAGCAGATAAACAGCATCAAAGCTCTTGAAACTTTTAACCAGCTCTTAAGCAGTTTTCaagcaaaaaatatcaaattacTGATATTAACGCCCTACGAAGATGTTTTTCACAATCCTGTTTAGCCTCACAACCTTAAGAGGTTTATTTTTGACATTCATTACTTAGTTAACCTGTAGCCGGTATACACGATCCGGACGAAACTCGATATCCGGTCCTGCTATGTGACGCCGGATATCGATATCGTCCCAGTCATCGGACAACCCAAAGATCAATCATTCAATCAACATACGAAACCATTCAACAGATTATAAAACTTTTCAATAACcatttttaattcatgttttatttattttatacgTTTAATCACTTAATTTAACTtaataaagcaaaaacaagAGCATCCACCGAACACTAACACGAATAATCGAAGCATTTTTAAAGTGTGAACACGGATAAACGAAATTCCCGGATAAACGGCATTCAATTGCACTAAGTACTTAAAACAGCTTCGTGTCATTCAATACAgacaattaaatttaaattgaagcattttatgttTGTGATTTAATGCGACTTTCAAAGTCGAAATGATAATTTTGTCCTGAAATACCCTCGAGACAGCAGCATAATGATATCAATTGTTCATATTGGAGCAGGCAGCGATAAAATACTTCAGACCTGGAGAAGCTTGttcatgtgtttgtgtgttggcgTCTAATTAATATCATAAATGAAATTCAATAACCTGCCACATCAATATCAATATTGCGCGGATGGATGTGAGGCCATATGAAGCTAATGTAATTTTTTTCGCCCCTTTTCCGTGCCTTATCCACCCAAATGGGCGCATTGTATTGTATCCGTTGGTAACACAATACCATGGTAATCCGGTGCCCATGCGAgtgattgttttattttttttgccgcTTTTTTACAATGAAGAGACATACACACTCCTAATGAGGCGGTTGTCGTAACGTATCCTGGTAACGACGGGCATAAAAACGTACCAGGCAGTGAGATTGAGGCACAAACCGTTGTTtgacggggaaaaaaaagccccaacaTAAAGCAAGCAAATGTATCGACGGACGGCACAAGCCTTGCAGCCATCCAACCATCCATCAATTAATTGAACGAGTCTTTGATGTTACCGTAGGTGGAAAACACCGTTGCTACGTAATGGATTTCCACTTATTCCGTTTCCGGAAACGGTTCATAAGAGACGGGAGCGAGGGAGAAGGAGTTCCACCGGCCGGCCAGGTGGAATTGATTGCACTTCCCTGAACCCGGATGCTGCAAAATCGTTTACCAGTCGAGCGAAACAAATGTGGCATCACGGGATGCATTCGCGAAATGCACTCATGCCTTCCGGTGCTTTCACTTTGCTCGCGCTAGAAAATGGCCATTTGAGTGATTACCGTACGGTagcaggggaaaaaaagacaagCGGTTTCTTGTACAATGTGAAATAGAATTAACACAAAGACAATCATTTTATTCTCATGATCTTTTCTTGTTCCAAATATTGTATGTTCCTATCTCACAATATGGGAGCTTTCGTGCAAAAAAGAAAGGTCAGAATgtttaagcttttttgttcTCGCATTTCAACAAATAGATAACAAGCGATAACAGCTCCCAGCTTTCGCAGAAGGACCTCCATTGtcgatttttccattttcaactGCCGTTGATGGTGAGGTGTGCAGCAGTACGGTGTTCCAAATATTTTCCTCAATTCACCTAAATGATTGGATCAATTTTTGCGCACGTGGCCATATGATTTTGcatcgcacacacgcacacacataggAAACGCCATGAGTTGAAACGTAGAAAAGGGACTTAAAGTGGGCTGCTTGTGAGTAAATACAAAATTGTTAAGAAGGATGGAACATTCAAGGAATAATTGAGGAATGCGAAGAAAGTGAAAGAATCCGGTGGGAACTATATCAAGCACATGTTCAGGAAGGGCTTTCTGTTTCTGGGAAGGTTGAATGtatggatttgtttttttttatctgtttaAATGTTATGCCAGGAAGGCTAAATAATTTTGCATCGTATTAAAGCTTAATCATTTGCAAATATATGCTTGAATAATTTTTGAATGTGAATGCAGTGGGTTGTGATTTTCTCACTCCAATTATCGAAAATCACAACAAAAGCTTTCGACCATCGATCCAAGAAAAAGGGCTTGAAAACGTTTTTGATACATTAAATTCATCATGAAGAAAACGCTATAAAAAGATTAGGCATATCCTTAAAGTTTTATATCGACATCATTTCCCCAGCTCCATATTTATGACGCTTGATCCGTATCGCAACCCACTTTTCGGGAAACCTTCATCATCCACAAatgaccaggcgcctccatcaaagcacaatggagacgcctggtacgtTTCGTTCCGAAGGAAGTGCCCACACCCACAGGACAAAAGAGaaccccaaaaacaaacattaaatgAGCGCGCTTTACTCACCGATCGAGTGTTAGCTCCTCCAGCTGGTTCAGATCACAGGCAATGTACTCGAGGGCAGCATCCGTTATCCGTGGGCACCAGGACAGATCGAGCGCCCTTAGCTTCTGGAGATTTTCCGCAATCAGCTCCACACCGTCATCCGTCACCTTGCTGCAGCCCGACAGCGATAGGACGGTCAAATGTGGCAGCGAGTGTACTGTGGGCAGAATGGAAGGAAGAAACCCATTACAGAAATCATGAACCGACGTCGACGATGGCTGAACGAAcggagggaaagaaaatgtcGAAAAAGGACCTCAGTAAAAGATCTGTGCCGAGCGGGAGAAAGTATTCTGTGCCCGGTTCTGCTCGAAGGAGGATCGACATTAATGTCGAGGCAAATGTTTGCTAACGACAGTAATTGAAGGACCGGTTGGTCGGTTTTCGGACGGCACTGGCTTGAATATGAATGAGTAAGGGAAagcgattttctttttttggttcgaGCACCAGTGACACATTGGTGTACCTTTATCGATTTGCTTAAAAATGGACCCGTGAAAGAAAACATCACTCATGCCGGCAGGGGAGGCAAGCCCCAAAAAATGTCTTCATTATTTCAATCGTTTTACGCGTGCACCGGCACATTAGCATGAATACGACAGTTTTGATTGAATATGTAATGtgttgaaatgataaaataatgtGATTCAAAATTGTTTGTGGTTGTGAAATACTTATAAAAGTATTTTCAATATGCAAGAAATATAAATTTATgagaagatttaaaaaaaaacatgttgtGAGATATTTCTATTTTCTATCCTCAATTGACTGTAAATCAAGTTTAGCACTGGGATTACAGTAGGTAGCATAAGTATACAATCAccattttttatgattttttttcaaattaatttaaattttaaaaatgactGTAAGAATAAGAAGTACAATTTCTGTTTTTCATTGCAACTTAAACACTTAGAGGCAAATCGGCCAGACTGTTCTACATCAATAAAAAAGCTAGTCGATATCCAGAcaattcttttgtttttttttttttgtcgataaCCAgacatattttaattaataatttaattattttaaataattttaggCAGTTTAAGCGATCCTAACTTTAGGGAGTACGGTATTAAATTATTGCTTTCTACTCCTGCTGGTTTTTGACATTACAGCTTGTGTATACCATGAGAGTAACAAATTAAGTGTAAAATCAGTTTccgattaaataaataaattgaatctACTGTCAAGATGTCTTTAAAGTAAACCCAGAATCTGCACAACTCGAGCAACTCATCAGGAACTTGCTGTATCTTGATTTATAATATTCTTCACAGCGATATTTTGACTTCTACAATGAGTGGAGAGCTAAATTTGATTtcctttttaattttcatgtTATTGTAAATGTTACTATTATTATGCTGACAATGCATTCGAATAAGAATAGTAAAAAATCATCCTTTAGTAAAATAAACATGTTCTCAAATTTAACA from Anopheles stephensi strain Indian chromosome 2, UCI_ANSTEP_V1.0, whole genome shotgun sequence includes the following:
- the LOC118504005 gene encoding DNA-directed RNA polymerase III subunit RPC8, with product MFVLAELKDNVRIAPELFGLKLPEAIKDEINRKLANKVLLNVGLCIALKDIVKLGDSIILPGDGASHTEVNFRYIVFRPIIGDVITGKIRSCSREGVHITLGFFDDILIPPSALQHPSRYEEAEQAWVWEYPLEDGNTHDLYMDIGESIKFRVSGEVFEESSPIGPPDQEVPSSAVPGTSGGGGAGTSGVTEGNKTPYRIVAAINESGLGLLSWWVQQNQEEEDEEGEEEEQEDEAEQDSGGENE